Proteins encoded within one genomic window of Desulfovibrio sp. X2:
- the leuC gene encoding 3-isopropylmalate dehydratase large subunit has protein sequence MGRTLAEKILQRHCDEAISGPGQIARCRVSLVLANDITAPLAIKSFRAMGAEKVFDKDRVALVMDHFTPNKDIDSAEQVRGVREFAHEMGVTHYIEGGECGVEHALLPEMGLVGPGDVVVGADSHTCTYGGLGAFATGMGSTDIAAAMATGETWFKIPPTVRVDFTGEMPRWLSAKDLILKVIGEIGVSGALYKALEFAGETVSAMDAESRMTIANMAIEAGGKVGLFPVDKVALDFAKAHGHPGCEPMAGDEDAVYERRLHIDVSKLAPQVACPHLPENVKPVGEVGDVVIHQAVIGSCTNGRISDLRAAAEVLKGRKAAKGVRLIVLPATPRIWRQAMEEGLFTVFLDAGAVIGPPTCGPCLGGHMGILAKGERAIATTNRNFKGRMGSLESEVYLSSPAVAAASAVAGRIVHPDSL, from the coding sequence ATGGGCCGTACTTTAGCCGAAAAGATCCTGCAGCGGCACTGCGACGAGGCGATCTCCGGACCGGGGCAGATCGCCCGCTGCCGGGTCTCCCTGGTGCTGGCCAACGACATCACCGCCCCGCTGGCCATCAAGTCCTTCCGCGCCATGGGCGCCGAGAAGGTCTTCGACAAGGACCGCGTGGCCCTGGTCATGGACCACTTCACGCCGAACAAGGACATCGACTCCGCCGAGCAGGTGCGGGGCGTGCGCGAGTTCGCGCACGAGATGGGCGTGACCCACTACATCGAAGGCGGCGAGTGCGGCGTGGAGCACGCGCTGCTGCCCGAGATGGGCCTGGTCGGCCCCGGCGACGTGGTCGTGGGCGCGGACAGCCACACCTGCACCTACGGCGGGCTCGGGGCCTTCGCCACGGGCATGGGCTCCACGGACATCGCCGCGGCCATGGCCACGGGCGAGACCTGGTTCAAGATCCCGCCGACCGTGCGCGTGGACTTCACCGGCGAGATGCCCCGCTGGCTCTCGGCCAAGGACCTGATCCTCAAGGTCATCGGCGAGATCGGCGTCTCGGGCGCGCTGTACAAGGCGCTCGAGTTCGCGGGAGAGACCGTCTCGGCCATGGACGCCGAATCGCGCATGACCATCGCCAACATGGCCATCGAGGCGGGCGGCAAGGTCGGCCTCTTCCCGGTGGACAAGGTCGCCCTCGACTTCGCCAAGGCCCACGGCCATCCTGGCTGCGAGCCCATGGCCGGTGACGAGGACGCCGTGTACGAGAGAAGGCTGCACATCGACGTCTCGAAGCTCGCGCCGCAGGTCGCCTGCCCGCACCTGCCCGAGAACGTGAAGCCGGTCGGCGAGGTCGGCGACGTGGTCATCCACCAGGCGGTCATCGGCTCGTGCACCAACGGCCGCATCTCCGACCTGCGCGCCGCGGCCGAGGTCCTGAAGGGCAGGAAGGCCGCCAAGGGCGTGCGCCTCATCGTCCTGCCCGCCACGCCGCGCATCTGGCGGCAGGCCATGGAGGAAGGCCTGTTCACGGTCTTCCTGGACGCGGGCGCGGTCATCGGGCCGCCGACCTGCGGCCCGTGCCTGGGCGGCCACATGGGCATCCTGGCCAAGGGCGAGCGCGCCATCGCCACCACCAACCGCAACTTCAAGGGCCGCATGGGCAGCCTCGAGTCCGAGGTCTACCTGTCGAGCCCCGCCGTGGCCGCCGCCTCGGCCGTGGCCGGACGCATCGTGCATCCGGACTCGCTGTAG
- a CDS encoding 3-isopropylmalate dehydratase small subunit produces the protein MIVKGKAHKVGAHIDTDAIIPARFLVTTDPDELGRNCMEGLEPGWIKRVSPGDIMVAGENFGCGSSREHAPIALIGAGIKVVVAHSFARIFYRNSFNMGLTLLEVGELAEQIADGDQLEVDTATGVVKDLTNGRSISCQPVPPFMQNILDKGGLVPYVKERLSKGA, from the coding sequence ATGATAGTCAAAGGCAAGGCCCACAAGGTGGGCGCGCACATCGATACGGACGCCATCATCCCGGCCCGCTTCCTGGTCACCACGGATCCGGACGAGCTCGGCCGCAACTGCATGGAGGGGCTCGAGCCCGGCTGGATCAAGCGCGTCTCTCCCGGCGACATCATGGTCGCGGGCGAGAACTTCGGCTGCGGCTCCTCGCGCGAGCACGCGCCCATCGCCCTTATCGGCGCGGGCATCAAGGTGGTCGTGGCACACAGCTTCGCGCGCATCTTCTACCGCAACAGCTTCAACATGGGACTCACGCTGCTCGAGGTGGGCGAGCTGGCCGAGCAGATCGCGGACGGCGACCAGCTCGAAGTGGACACCGCCACGGGCGTGGTCAAGGACCTGACGAACGGCAGGAGCATCTCCTGCCAGCCCGTGCCCCCTTTCATGCAGAACATACTGGATAAGGGCGGGCTCGTGCCGTACGTCAAGGAACGCCTGTCCAAGGGAGCATAA
- the leuB gene encoding 3-isopropylmalate dehydrogenase → MSLNICLLPGDGIGPEIMAQAVKIMDVTAKAFGFTVATSEALLGGAAIDAAGTPLPEATVAACTAADAVLLGAVGGPKWDNIEKSIRPERGLLGIRKAMGLFANLRPATLFDELRHACLLRADIAAQGLDVLIVRELTGGIYFGEPKGEETKDGERRAFNTMVYAESEIERIARVAFEAARKRRGKLCSVDKANVLDVSQLWREVVIRTAKDYPDVELSHMYVDNAAMQLVRAPHQFDVMVTGNLFGDILSDEAAVITGSIGMLPSASLGSSGPGLYEPIHGSAPDIAGQDKANPLATILSVAMMLRHSLDMAAPAEAIEAAARAVLKEGWRTGDIMQEGAKLVGCEKMGSLVAERIAK, encoded by the coding sequence ATGAGCCTGAACATCTGCCTTCTGCCGGGCGACGGCATCGGCCCGGAGATCATGGCCCAGGCGGTCAAGATCATGGACGTCACGGCCAAGGCCTTCGGCTTCACGGTCGCAACCTCGGAGGCGCTGCTCGGCGGCGCGGCCATCGACGCCGCGGGCACCCCGCTGCCCGAGGCCACGGTCGCGGCCTGCACGGCCGCTGACGCCGTGCTCCTGGGCGCGGTGGGCGGCCCCAAGTGGGACAACATCGAGAAGTCCATCCGCCCGGAGCGGGGACTGCTCGGCATCCGCAAGGCCATGGGCCTGTTCGCCAACCTGCGCCCGGCCACGCTCTTCGACGAGCTGCGCCACGCCTGCCTGCTGCGCGCGGACATCGCGGCGCAGGGCCTGGACGTGCTCATCGTGCGTGAGCTCACGGGCGGCATCTACTTCGGCGAGCCCAAGGGCGAGGAGACCAAGGACGGCGAGCGCCGGGCCTTCAACACCATGGTCTACGCCGAGTCCGAGATCGAGCGCATCGCCCGCGTGGCCTTCGAGGCCGCCCGCAAGCGGCGGGGGAAGCTCTGCTCCGTGGACAAGGCCAACGTGCTCGACGTCTCGCAGCTGTGGCGCGAGGTGGTCATCCGCACGGCCAAGGACTACCCGGACGTGGAGCTCTCCCACATGTACGTGGACAACGCGGCCATGCAGCTCGTGCGCGCGCCGCACCAGTTCGACGTGATGGTCACCGGCAACCTCTTCGGCGACATCCTCTCGGACGAGGCCGCGGTCATCACCGGCTCCATCGGCATGCTGCCCTCGGCCTCTCTCGGCTCCTCCGGCCCCGGGCTCTACGAGCCCATCCACGGCTCGGCCCCGGACATCGCGGGACAGGACAAGGCCAACCCCCTGGCCACCATCCTCTCCGTGGCCATGATGCTGCGCCATTCCCTGGACATGGCCGCCCCGGCCGAGGCCATCGAGGCCGCGGCGCGCGCGGTGCTGAAGGAAGGCTGGCGCACCGGCGACATCATGCAGGAAGGCGCGAAGCTCGTCGGCTGCGAGAAGATGGGCAGCCTGGTGGCGGAGCGCATCGCGAAATAG
- a CDS encoding bacteriohemerythrin: MSIIKWGPELETGISAVDREHRQLVDTLNELLGAMSEGKGGEVCSTIIGKLEKYTISHFTAEEKLLAAHAYPGCDRQAAEHKTFTDKVAAFKADCTAGKKFLTMPMAKFLSDWMVNHIQRLDMGYVPFLKEKGVR, translated from the coding sequence ATGAGCATCATCAAATGGGGACCCGAACTCGAGACCGGCATCTCTGCCGTGGATCGCGAGCACAGGCAGCTCGTGGACACCCTGAACGAGCTGCTGGGCGCCATGAGCGAGGGCAAGGGGGGCGAGGTCTGCTCGACCATCATCGGCAAGCTCGAAAAGTATACCATCAGCCATTTCACGGCCGAGGAGAAGCTCCTGGCCGCCCACGCCTATCCCGGCTGCGATCGCCAGGCGGCCGAGCACAAGACGTTCACGGACAAGGTCGCCGCCTTCAAGGCGGACTGCACGGCGGGCAAGAAATTCCTGACCATGCCGATGGCCAAGTTCCTCTCCGACTGGATGGTCAACCACATCCAGCGCCTGGACATGGGATACGTGCCTTTCCTCAAGGAAAAAGGCGTGCGCTGA
- a CDS encoding bacteriohemerythrin, whose product MGIIKWGPELETGIASVDREHRQLVDTLNELLTAMSGGKGGEVCTTIVGRLNTYAAQHFTAEEKLFADSGYPDTARHADEHRKFTDKAAAFQADCAAGRKFLTMPVAKFLSDWLVNHIQGQDMQYVSYLKAKGAR is encoded by the coding sequence ATGGGCATCATCAAGTGGGGACCTGAGCTGGAAACCGGCATCGCTTCCGTGGACCGCGAGCACAGGCAGCTCGTGGACACCCTGAACGAGCTGCTGACGGCCATGAGCGGGGGCAAGGGCGGCGAGGTCTGCACGACCATTGTCGGCAGGCTCAACACATACGCCGCGCAGCATTTCACGGCCGAAGAGAAGCTTTTCGCCGACAGCGGCTATCCCGATACCGCGCGGCACGCGGACGAGCACAGGAAGTTCACGGACAAGGCGGCGGCCTTCCAGGCGGACTGCGCAGCGGGCAGGAAGTTCCTGACCATGCCGGTGGCCAAGTTCCTTTCCGACTGGCTGGTGAACCATATCCAGGGGCAGGACATGCAGTACGTGTCCTACCTGAAAGCCAAGGGCGCGCGCTGA
- the abc-f gene encoding ribosomal protection-like ABC-F family protein, whose product MSGLSVQNLSKSYGGRDLFAALSFDVADGSRLALVGPNGCGKSTLLRILAGVAEADRGEIKASDPAGVGYVAQEFSPGDLEQGILAFVLAVFPSWAGFWARWEEALATGDEAALSRLAAEQAELEARFGYNPEHKAESVLMGLGFSRDDLHKSLGQFSGGWRERAKLARVLVQGTSLLLLDEPTNHLDLEAVEWLEQYLLGFAGAVVFVAHDRVFLDRVATHVLPLGTARAVPRRGNFTQYVAWLEEQEVVRARQAEKIEAGIARQMDYIRRFRVKARKAAQAQSKLKVVEKLKEELSELTPERRRKTLSFSLPTPEPSEKVVIQAVDLVGGYVDRPPLWSPLSFTVYRGQKIALVAPNGAGKSTLIKLLVGQLRPQEGHVILGAKTRLGYYSQHQTEILNLSGTVIGEMRRLSDPRCTEEQLMSTLGLFLLGEDFFDRPVERLSGGEKSRLVLASLFLKRCNFLVLDEPTNHLDLESREALIEALSAFEGTLLLVAHDRWLMQEVAAEAWALSHDGMTRHMGGFAEYERCRRDQAREAGGEETGSCPAPEQQMRKRLDKEEKRRRAELRNTLYRELKPKKEAYDRLEAELDQVASAQAELERVLALPETYADQSRFVQLTSDYKRTKEREEELFLELSGLEAAIGELEARRAELAAGEEG is encoded by the coding sequence ATGTCCGGTCTCTCCGTTCAGAATCTTTCCAAGTCCTACGGGGGCCGCGATCTCTTCGCGGCCCTTTCCTTCGACGTGGCCGACGGCAGCCGCCTTGCCCTGGTCGGTCCCAACGGCTGCGGCAAGTCCACGCTGCTGCGCATCCTGGCCGGAGTGGCCGAGGCGGACAGGGGCGAGATCAAGGCCTCCGACCCTGCGGGCGTCGGCTACGTGGCCCAGGAATTCTCCCCCGGCGACCTGGAGCAGGGCATACTCGCCTTCGTCCTGGCGGTCTTCCCCTCCTGGGCGGGCTTCTGGGCGCGCTGGGAGGAGGCGCTGGCCACGGGCGACGAGGCCGCGCTTTCGCGCCTGGCCGCGGAGCAGGCCGAGCTCGAGGCGCGCTTCGGCTACAACCCGGAGCACAAGGCCGAATCCGTGCTCATGGGGCTCGGCTTTTCCCGCGACGACCTGCACAAGAGCCTCGGGCAGTTCAGCGGCGGCTGGCGCGAGCGCGCCAAGCTCGCCCGCGTGCTGGTGCAGGGCACGAGCCTGCTGCTGCTCGACGAGCCCACCAACCACCTCGACCTCGAGGCCGTGGAATGGCTCGAGCAGTACCTGCTCGGCTTCGCGGGCGCCGTGGTCTTCGTGGCCCACGACCGCGTCTTCCTGGACCGCGTGGCGACGCACGTCCTGCCGCTCGGCACGGCCCGCGCCGTGCCGCGCCGGGGCAACTTCACGCAGTACGTGGCCTGGCTCGAGGAGCAGGAGGTCGTGCGCGCGCGCCAGGCCGAGAAGATCGAGGCGGGCATCGCGCGGCAGATGGACTACATCCGCCGTTTCCGCGTGAAGGCGCGCAAGGCGGCCCAGGCCCAGAGCAAGCTGAAGGTCGTGGAGAAGCTGAAGGAAGAGCTCTCCGAGCTGACCCCGGAGCGTCGCCGAAAGACGCTGTCCTTCAGCCTGCCCACGCCCGAGCCCTCGGAGAAGGTGGTCATCCAGGCCGTGGACCTCGTGGGCGGGTACGTCGACCGGCCGCCGCTCTGGAGCCCGCTCAGCTTCACCGTCTACCGCGGGCAGAAGATCGCCCTGGTGGCGCCCAACGGCGCGGGCAAGTCCACGCTCATCAAGCTCCTCGTCGGCCAGCTGCGTCCCCAGGAAGGACACGTCATCCTGGGCGCCAAGACCCGGCTCGGCTACTACTCGCAGCACCAGACAGAGATACTGAACCTCTCGGGCACGGTGATCGGCGAGATGCGCCGCCTCTCGGACCCGCGCTGCACCGAGGAGCAGCTGATGTCCACGCTCGGCCTCTTCCTGCTGGGCGAGGATTTCTTCGACCGGCCGGTGGAGCGCCTCTCCGGCGGCGAGAAGAGCCGCCTGGTGCTGGCCAGCCTGTTCCTCAAGCGCTGCAACTTCCTGGTGCTGGACGAGCCCACCAACCATCTCGACCTCGAGAGCCGCGAGGCGCTCATCGAGGCCCTCTCGGCCTTCGAGGGCACGCTGCTGCTCGTGGCCCACGACCGCTGGCTGATGCAGGAAGTGGCCGCGGAGGCCTGGGCGCTCTCGCACGATGGCATGACGCGGCACATGGGCGGCTTCGCGGAGTATGAGCGCTGCCGCCGCGACCAGGCCCGCGAGGCGGGCGGCGAGGAGACGGGCTCCTGTCCCGCGCCCGAGCAGCAGATGCGCAAGAGGCTCGACAAGGAGGAGAAGCGGCGCCGCGCCGAGCTGCGCAACACCCTCTACCGCGAGCTCAAGCCCAAGAAGGAGGCCTACGACAGGCTCGAGGCCGAACTCGACCAGGTGGCCTCCGCCCAGGCCGAGCTCGAGCGCGTCCTTGCCCTGCCCGAGACCTACGCGGACCAGTCGCGTTTCGTGCAGCTCACGAGCGACTACAAGCGGACCAAGGAGCGGGAGGAGGAGCTTTTCCTGGAACTCTCGGGGCTCGAGGCCGCCATAGGCGAGCTCGAGGCGCGCCGCGCCGAGCTTGCCGCCGGGGAGGAGGGCTGA
- a CDS encoding (deoxy)nucleoside triphosphate pyrophosphohydrolase has product MSEHRIIDVAAGILWQDGRFLAVRRPPGTSMAGYWEFPGGKVEPGESAERALVRELDEELGVRARQMEFARVARHDYDHVSVRLHFFHVREVDGEPEPREGQEMAWLMPGVPCDLTFLPADEDILAEIIGLSAPGGEM; this is encoded by the coding sequence ATGAGCGAACACAGGATCATCGACGTGGCTGCGGGCATCCTCTGGCAGGATGGCCGGTTCCTCGCGGTCAGGCGGCCGCCCGGCACGAGCATGGCCGGCTACTGGGAGTTTCCCGGCGGCAAGGTGGAGCCCGGCGAGTCGGCCGAGCGCGCCCTGGTGCGCGAGCTCGACGAGGAACTCGGCGTGCGTGCGCGCCAGATGGAGTTCGCCCGCGTGGCGCGGCACGACTACGACCACGTCTCGGTGCGGCTGCATTTCTTCCACGTCCGCGAGGTGGACGGCGAGCCCGAGCCCCGCGAGGGCCAGGAGATGGCCTGGCTGATGCCCGGCGTCCCCTGCGATCTGACCTTTCTGCCCGCCGACGAGGACATCCTGGCCGAGATCATTGGGCTGTCCGCGCCGGGCGGCGAAATGTAG
- the metF gene encoding methylenetetrahydrofolate reductase [NAD(P)H] produces MRICDLIEQKTPFVSLEFYPPKEREQWGSFFEEAEKLKAVAPLFVSVTYGAGGSTQDNTLEIAARLKNQIGYEPLVHLTTVGATEERIAAFLDALTNSGIENILALRGDPPRGCDFAPDNERFQHASDLVTFARERFPGLCVGVAGYPQPHPQSPTVAEDLRWTKFKVEKGADFIVTQLFFDVRQYFDFVERLRSMGITVPVIPGILPIMSLASIRFILSLCGASIPGSFYLELEAADKKGGSEAVREIGMRFAIDQCRRLIDGGAPGVHLYTLNKADACLHIAGELNI; encoded by the coding sequence GTGCGCATCTGCGATCTGATCGAGCAAAAGACCCCCTTCGTCTCGCTTGAGTTCTACCCGCCCAAGGAGCGCGAGCAATGGGGCTCGTTCTTCGAGGAGGCCGAGAAGCTGAAGGCCGTGGCGCCGCTCTTCGTCTCCGTGACCTACGGCGCGGGCGGGAGCACGCAGGACAACACGCTCGAGATCGCCGCGCGCCTGAAGAACCAGATCGGCTACGAGCCGCTCGTGCACCTGACCACCGTGGGCGCCACCGAGGAGCGCATCGCCGCCTTCCTCGACGCGCTGACCAACTCGGGCATCGAGAACATCCTGGCCCTTCGCGGCGACCCGCCGCGCGGCTGCGACTTCGCGCCGGACAACGAGCGCTTCCAGCACGCCTCGGATCTGGTGACCTTCGCCCGCGAGCGCTTCCCCGGGCTGTGCGTGGGCGTGGCGGGCTACCCCCAGCCGCATCCCCAGTCGCCCACCGTGGCCGAGGACCTGCGCTGGACGAAGTTCAAGGTGGAGAAGGGCGCCGACTTCATCGTCACCCAGCTCTTCTTCGACGTGCGCCAGTATTTCGACTTCGTGGAGAGGCTGCGCTCCATGGGCATCACGGTGCCGGTGATCCCCGGCATCCTGCCCATCATGAGCCTGGCCTCCATCCGCTTCATCCTCTCCCTGTGCGGGGCCAGCATTCCCGGCTCCTTCTACCTGGAGCTGGAGGCCGCGGACAAGAAGGGCGGCAGCGAGGCCGTGCGCGAGATCGGCATGCGCTTCGCCATCGACCAATGCCGACGCCTCATTGACGGCGGCGCCCCGGGTGTGCATCTGTACACCCTGAACAAGGCGGACGCTTGCCTGCACATCGCGGGCGAGCTCAACATCTAG
- a CDS encoding aspartate-semialdehyde dehydrogenase encodes MAKDQLKVAVAGATGAVGREMLKVLEQRDFPAAEVVPFASSRSAGTTVPFKGGELTVRELREDSFAGFDIALFSAGGSTSEKFAPLAAKAGCVVVDNSSAWRMDPEVPLVVPEVNPDDLEWHKGIIANPNCSTIQMVVVLKPLHDAARIKRVVVSTYQAVSGTGQKAIVELENQVRRLMSGQEAVAEVYPHQIAFNCLPQIDVFLENDYTKEEMKMVNETVKIMGDASIKVTATTVRVPVFYSHSESVNLEFERPLSPQQARAILSQAPGVHVLDNPREKIYPMAVDAAGEDDTFVGRIRKDETVENGLNMWIVADNIRKGAALNAVQIAETLILKDLVRVK; translated from the coding sequence ATGGCCAAGGATCAGTTGAAGGTTGCGGTCGCCGGCGCCACGGGCGCGGTCGGCCGCGAGATGCTCAAGGTCCTCGAACAGCGCGACTTCCCCGCCGCGGAGGTCGTTCCCTTCGCCTCCTCCCGTTCGGCCGGAACCACCGTGCCCTTCAAGGGCGGCGAGCTGACCGTGCGCGAGCTGCGCGAGGATTCCTTCGCGGGCTTCGACATCGCGCTCTTTTCCGCGGGCGGCTCCACGTCCGAGAAGTTCGCTCCCCTGGCCGCCAAGGCCGGCTGCGTGGTGGTGGACAACTCGAGCGCCTGGCGCATGGACCCCGAGGTGCCCCTGGTCGTGCCCGAGGTCAACCCCGACGACCTCGAATGGCACAAGGGCATCATCGCCAACCCCAACTGCTCCACCATCCAGATGGTCGTGGTGCTGAAGCCCCTGCACGACGCGGCGCGCATCAAGCGCGTGGTGGTCTCCACCTACCAGGCCGTGTCCGGCACGGGCCAGAAGGCCATCGTGGAGCTGGAGAACCAGGTCCGCCGCCTGATGTCCGGCCAGGAGGCCGTGGCCGAGGTCTACCCGCACCAGATCGCCTTCAACTGCCTGCCGCAGATCGACGTCTTCCTTGAGAACGACTACACCAAGGAAGAGATGAAGATGGTCAACGAGACGGTCAAGATCATGGGCGACGCGTCCATCAAGGTCACCGCGACCACGGTGCGCGTGCCGGTGTTCTACAGCCACTCCGAGTCCGTGAACCTGGAGTTCGAGCGGCCGCTTTCGCCGCAGCAGGCGCGGGCCATCCTCTCGCAGGCCCCGGGCGTGCACGTGCTCGACAACCCGCGCGAGAAGATCTACCCCATGGCCGTGGACGCCGCGGGCGAGGACGACACCTTCGTCGGCCGCATCCGCAAGGACGAGACCGTCGAGAACGGCCTGAACATGTGGATCGTGGCCGACAACATCCGCAAGGGCGCGGCGCTGAACGCCGTGCAGATCGCCGAGACCCTGATCCTGAAGGACCTGGTCCGGGTGAAGTAA